The following is a genomic window from Hymenobacter chitinivorans DSM 11115.
CCTTTGTAAAGGTCCACGCTCTGAATGGCGTCAGCGTTGAATACCGAAAACAGGCCAAACAAATGGCTGGGGTTGTAGACCACCGCGTCGTCGAGCAGAAACAGGTTCTGGTCGGCTGAGCCGCCGCGCACAAACAGGCCGCTGGTGCCCTCGCCGCCGTTTTGCACGCCGGGCTTGAGCTGTAGGGTTTTAAGCAAATCGACTTCCCCGAACAACGCCGGCAGCAGCTTGGCGTCGCGGGCATTGAGGTGCTCCACGCTCATCTGGGTGGTTTGCAGCTTCTGCTCCAGCGTGCCAGTACCCTCAATCACGACTTCACCCAGCTCGTTGCTGGCCTCGGGCAAGCTGAAGGAAATGCGCTGAGACTTGGTCAGGTTCAGCTCCCGGGTTTGGGTTTGGTAGCCGATAAAGGAAATGCTGAGCTGGTAGCGGCCCTCGGGCAAGGTCAGGGAATAAAAGCCCTCGGCGTCGGCGGTGGCCCCGGTACCCAGCGCGGGCACCGCTACCGAGGCGCCGGGCAGTACGCTGCGGTCGGCCCCGGAGCGGATATAGCCACTCAGGGTAAAGCGCTGCTGGGCCCGCAAGCGGCCGGGCACTACAAGGACAAATAAAAACAGGCTAAATCGTAGAATCGAACTCACTAAACGCATTGGGGGCAACTAAAAGTAGCTAACGCAAAGATAGTCAGCCTGACCCGCCAAACGCCCGGGAGCGGCGGATAGTTTGCGGCCGTTGCCCAAACCCGACAAAAAGAAAGCGCCGCAGGGCGCTTTCCGGAGGCTACGCTAGTTTCCGGACAGCTGAACACTCTGTAATAGAGGCCCGACCCAACCGAAAGGTTGCGTGGCGGCTACAGGTACGACTGCACCGTTTGGCTCAGCTGCGGGGCCGGCACCACCCCCGACTGCCGCCACACGGGCTGGCCCTTGTGGAACAGAATCAGGGTGGGAATGCCCTGTACCCGGAACTGCTGGGCCACGGCCGGGTTTTTGTCCACGTCAATTTTGATGACTTTAAGCTTGCCCTGGTGCTGAGCGGCTACCTGCTCCAAAATCGGGGCCATGGTTTTGCAGGGCCCGCACCAGTCGGCGTAAAAGTCGACGAGCACCGGCATGCCGGGACTATTGATAAGCTCGCTGAAGGATTTCTTAGGCATGGCTGAAAAGGTTAGAGCACGACAAAAACCGTCCGGCGGTAGGCCCGGCCGGGTTGGCTATACGTAGCGCCGCGGCCGGGGAGCCGGAAACGCCACAAAAAAGCCCGTCGTTACCAACGGCAACGGCGGGCTTTTTTGCTAGCAAGGGTACTAAAAACGATTTAGCGCCGGTCGACTACCGTAATGTCGTTGCCAACTTCGGGGAAGGTGAAGCGGCCACCCACTACTTTTTTACCACCTACCTGGCATTCCCAGGTATAGCGGCCGGGCGTGCCTTTGGCAGCTTCCCCGGCTTCGGTCTTGAAGTAATCCGGGTCGGAAGGCTCGGAGGGGAACATCACGTCGATGCCGTTCTGC
Proteins encoded in this region:
- the trxA gene encoding thioredoxin; this translates as MPKKSFSELINSPGMPVLVDFYADWCGPCKTMAPILEQVAAQHQGKLKVIKIDVDKNPAVAQQFRVQGIPTLILFHKGQPVWRQSGVVPAPQLSQTVQSYL